A genomic region of Procambarus clarkii isolate CNS0578487 chromosome 30, FALCON_Pclarkii_2.0, whole genome shotgun sequence contains the following coding sequences:
- the LOC138369899 gene encoding craniofacial development protein 2-like, which yields MQQADRQPCTRQKKTQSHPTLKLGTWNVRNMTPGLSEDLLRVNGAHMTVVINNELHRLQIDVVALQETRLPATASIREDFTFWKGTLPEEVREHGVCFAVRNRLLGSIVPPMEGSGRILKLLHHKAAGAVNLINAYAPTLTFSTEAKDEFYDDLGLTLRDIPQQEPVFLLRDFNARVGSDHSSWPSCLGPFGFGKMNENGQRLLEFCCRHDLCVANSFFDTIFPGDTRSKQ from the coding sequence ATGCAACAAGCGGATCGTCAACCATGCACCAGACAAAAGAAAACACAGAGCCACCCAACTCTCAAACTGGGCACGTGGAACGTAAGGAAcatgacaccgggtctctcggaagatctactgAGAGTGAACGGCGCCCACATGACAgttgtgatcaacaatgaactacACAGGCTCCAAATTGACGtagtcgccctgcaggagacacgtctgcccgcGACCGCCAGCATAAGGGAGGACTTTACCTTCTGGAAGGGCACACtaccagaagaggtaagggagcatggaGTGTGCTTCGCcgtcaggaacaggttgttagggtccatagtaccgcccATGGAGGGATCTGGAAGGATCCTCAAACTTCTGCATCACAAAGCAGCAGGAGCCGTCAACCTTATCAACGCCTACGCACCAACACTAACCTTCTCTACTGAAGCGAAGGAcgagttctatgatgacctcggcctaaCTCTTAGAGACATACCTCAACAGGAGCCGGTCTTCCTCCTGAGAGActttaatgcaagagttggttctgatcacagctcttggccttcctgcctgggcccgtttggatttgggaagatgaatgagaatgggcagcgcctcctggagttctgTTGTCGTCATGACCTCTGTGTCgccaattccttcttcgacaccatTTTTCCTGGAGACACCAGGTCTAAGCAATAG
- the LOC138369900 gene encoding uncharacterized protein, with the protein MLAKRVYPESQCSFRAERSTTDMVFSLRQLQEKCREQRKSLYIAFTDLTKAFDFGSRDGLFKISAKIGCPPTLLSMIQSFHEDTKGTIVHNGSTSEPFNINSGVKQECVLAPTLFDIFARLWNKPQKASISV; encoded by the coding sequence ATGCTTGCTAAAAGAGTGTACCCAGAGTCACAGTGCagtttccgagcagagaggtcgactactgacatggtgttctccctgagacagcttcaggAAAAGTGCAGAGAGCAGAGAAAATCCCTGTACATTGCCTTCACTGACCTTACGAAAGCCTTCGACTTCGGGagcagggacggactcttcaagatctccgccaaaattggctgcccacccaccctactcagcatgatacaatcgttccacgaGGACACGAAGGGCACAATCGTGCACaacggctcaacttctgaacccttcaacatcaacagtggtgttaaacaggaaTGCGtccttgctccaaccctgttcgaCATCTTCGCGAGACTTTGGAACAaaccacagaaggcatctatctccgtaTAA